Genomic window (Paenibacillus sp. JQZ6Y-1):
CGCCTCAACTCACGCGGTATTCCGCAAAATGCGTTGATCGTTACGGCTGCCTTCGGGATGCTCGCCTTCTTCGCTTCGCTGTTCGGCGACGGGATCGTGTACAACTGGCTGCTGAATGCGTCGGGAATGTGTGGATTTATTACGTGGCTAGGTATCGCAATTAGTCATTATCGGTTCCGCCGCGCCTTTGTCGCACAGGGACGCGATCTGAATGAATTGCCGTTCCGTGCTAGATGGTTTCCGTTCGGTCCTTTGTTTGCCTTTGTTCTGTGTGCTGTCGTGATTGTTGGTCAGAGTCTGTCGTACTTCTCTGCGGATGGCATTGACTGGCAGTCGATCTTTGCCACGTATATTAGCGTACCGCTATTCCTTCTATTGTGGCTGGGCTATAAATGGATCAAACGTACGCGCGTGATTCCATTGGAGCAATGTGATCTGGATACCGGCGCACGTCAGGATGTGTAATACCAACGTCTACTCTAACACCAGAAGCAGTCTGTGAGTCTGTGAGTCTGTGAGTCTGTGAGTCTGTGAGTCTGTGAGTCTGTGAGTCTGTGAGTCTGTGAGTCTGGTAAAGTGTATGTAGAACGTGCAATTATAGCAAAAAACCTTTCTGTTCTGGCGTGCAATCGGTGATATCCGACTGCTGCCCCTACAGAAAGGTTTTTTTATTTCGATTCATTCTATATGATCTGCACAAGTATGACTGATTCCTGATTCGTAATTCCCGATTACCTCATACCACTACTTCTCCAAATGCGCAGCAAGCACCTGCTGCACCGATGTCCATTCGAGATCTGGGTAACGATCGTTATCCAGTCGCTCCAATTTACCCAAACCGCTAAACATGCCGTCAAAATACTGCATCCCCTGCCACGCTGGATAGAGTTCATTTGGCTGCGGAGCCACGCGGCGCATGATGGCAATCAATCGGCGCAAAGACTTCAGGCTGCCGCCGCGCAGCAAACGGTGGCGTTTCCCCGTCAACTGCTCCATCACCGAAGCCAGCTGACGCGCATTCACCTGATCCCCCGCGATGTGCAGAAAGCGCGGTGCCTGTTCATCTAGCGCAGCACGCGCCGTAAACGCAGCTATATCATCCATTGTCGTAAAATCCATGGGCTGATCTGCATCCTGCCAGTACAGCACTCGGTGAATAGGGAATAGAACCAATGGCGCAGTCCCTGTCAGAATATCGGCAAATACCCCATTCAAGATCGATGTTGCCTGAATCGGCGCTGCATCCAGCCGTTGCATAAACTGCCGACGCAAATCTAGATTGCGATTAGAGCCATCTGGCAAATACCGATAATCCATCGAATAGTCGGATGGGATAAAACGCGGTACGCCCGCCTTTACTGCCGCATCCAGTAATCGACTCTGCGTTTCCACCACATCGGTATACAGACCGCTCAGTGCCGAGACCACACTATCCGCTCCCTGACACGCCGCAATCAGATCATGATGCTGATAATAATCAACAGCAATGATGTCCACGCCTAACTGATGTAGCTTTTTCAATTTGTCGGCAGTCGTACTGTGACGTACAAGTGCCTTCACACGAACATTCGGCTGCTTAACCAGTTCTCTTGCAATGCGTCCACCCAGATCGCCGGTAGCTCCAGCAAGGACAATAATCGATTGAGAAGAAATACAGATCGCCTCCTTTTCCTCTATCATACTATCAACCGACGAAGCGCCTGTTTAAGCAGCGATTCGATAGATAGCGTAAAAATAGAAAAACCGGCTCTCCTTCTGCTGGATAGGAGAACCGGTTTATTATGTTACATCATAATGCTAAACAAGAAGATCATCGTGCATCGTCAATACGTTGGCCATCCACTTGAATCCCAATTGAGATCGCTAATTAATAGCTTCGGATTCCCGTTATCGTTAGCATCATACGAGTGCCTTGCGATAATGTTTGTGCCATAGATGTCCTGACCGCCCGGACCTTTCCAGCGATCATTGCCTGCATCGAGGATCGTACCACCGTTGTTCAGCAGGCTGACTCCGTTTTTGTCCACATACGGACCAGTGATGCTAGTGGAACGACCGTAAATGATTTTGTAGGTACTGTTCACACCTTTGCAGCAGTTATCAATCGAAGCAAACAGATAGTAATAGCCGTTGCGATACGTAATGGATGGAGCTTCAATCGCGCCACCATTGGTTGTACGAGTCGCGATGGACGTTAAACTGCCTGTCGGTTTCATCGTGTTTTTGTCCAGCTTGGTCAGCTTCAGACCGCTCCAGAATGAACCAAATGCAAGCCACGGATCGCCATTAGCATCAATCACCAGCTCAGGGTCAATCGCGTTATAGTTTTGCGTACCATTGGTTGTCAGTACGACGCCTTCGTCTTTCCAGCTGCCAGCGCCTACACTGCTTGCAGAGGCAAGACCAATGGCAGAGATATTTTTACCAAAGGTAGAAATGGAGTAGTACAACCATGTTTTGCCGTTATACTGCTTCACATCCGGTGCCCATACATCCATTGGAGTCTGATTCGGCACATACGTTTTCCACCATGATGGTGCAGTCAGAAAAATTTGTGGCACACGGTAAAAGTTAGTGCCGTTATCCGACTTGAGCACTTGAATACCTTGCCCTGTCGAAAAGGCATACCAGCTATTTCCCTCTTTAATAATGGAAGGATCATGCACGCCCACATCTCCGCTCAATGCCCAATGTGCAGCATATGTACGGCTATCCCCAAACGTAGTCAGAATTAGCGATACAATCACTAGTAAGGTCACGACTTTGCTTTTTATATGCAATGTTAACCCATCCTCTCTATGCATTTTAACCTGTACATTCAGCAATCGGAATGGCGATCTCGCGTCCGTCTCAGGTCTATCTTAATTATAAAAACGCTTTCATCAGAGGGAAATATAATATTCCTGCATCCTCCTTTCTTTATATCCAGACTCATATCCACTTGATTTTATAGTAAACATAAATATTAACTATTTTCTATTTTTATTAATTTGTAAAGGTTATCATTGATGTTTGTATGAGAAAAGCGAGGGAATTGAATTTCCATATTGTTATCCATTTTTTTGCTCATATAACAATATGGAAGTAATAGAAGCGAGAAATATTCCGTAGCTATCGATAGGAAAGTAGT
Coding sequences:
- a CDS encoding glycoside hydrolase family 43 protein, which codes for MTLLVIVSLILTTFGDSRTYAAHWALSGDVGVHDPSIIKEGNSWYAFSTGQGIQVLKSDNGTNFYRVPQIFLTAPSWWKTYVPNQTPMDVWAPDVKQYNGKTWLYYSISTFGKNISAIGLASASSVGAGSWKDEGVVLTTNGTQNYNAIDPELVIDANGDPWLAFGSFWSGLKLTKLDKNTMKPTGSLTSIATRTTNGGAIEAPSITYRNGYYYLFASIDNCCKGVNSTYKIIYGRSTSITGPYVDKNGVSLLNNGGTILDAGNDRWKGPGGQDIYGTNIIARHSYDANDNGNPKLLISDLNWDSSGWPTY
- a CDS encoding aromatic alcohol reductase, encoding MIEEKEAICISSQSIIVLAGATGDLGGRIARELVKQPNVRVKALVRHSTTADKLKKLHQLGVDIIAVDYYQHHDLIAACQGADSVVSALSGLYTDVVETQSRLLDAAVKAGVPRFIPSDYSMDYRYLPDGSNRNLDLRRQFMQRLDAAPIQATSILNGVFADILTGTAPLVLFPIHRVLYWQDADQPMDFTTMDDIAAFTARAALDEQAPRFLHIAGDQVNARQLASVMEQLTGKRHRLLRGGSLKSLRRLIAIMRRVAPQPNELYPAWQGMQYFDGMFSGLGKLERLDNDRYPDLEWTSVQQVLAAHLEK